The genomic region TGCGGACGATATGACCCGGAACCTTGACATACTCGGCAAAACCGCCCCCACTGGGAGCAAACCCCGCCGTTGTCGTGACGTTTTTGTAGGTGTCACACATCGAGAAGTTGTCGTTGAGGCAATAAGCGCACCGCATACAAGGAATGTGATGCATGACGGCAACGCGCTGTCCGAGTTCCCATCCTTCCACCTCGTCGCCCATTTTGGCAATCACTCCAGCCATTTCATGTCCGAAGATGCGCGGGGGTTCGTAAAGCGGATAGCAAATTTTTTTAATATCTGACTGGCACAACCCCACCACCTTGACGCGGACTAAAACCTCGTCCGCTTCGAGTTCGGGGATGGGGACTTCTTCGTAACTGAGTTGATTGACGCCTCGGAAGACTTGGGCTTTCATCGGCTACAGGGTTAGGCTGGATTCGACGGTTTTTAGGTCTTGGGTTGCGTTAGCCACGGGTAGGGTGGGCAAAATTTTGCCCACCCTACTTAGGGATGAGTTTGGAGTTTAGCTCAACCTCGGTTCAGATGGGCGACAAACTCCTGATGTTCTGGCGAGCTCAGCCCTTGCTGCAGTGCGGCTAACACTTGCTGCATGTTGCCTGTCAGCAAGGCTCGGACATCCAGGCGCAATCCGGGAAAAAACGGACTGGCGCACAGACCCGCCGCATCGGGTTGCTGTTGTCGGTAGGTTCCCTCATCGAGAATATACCAGCGAAACTCGCTTTCTTGCACTACCCAGACCAGATATTCGCGAACGCCATTGCGGCGATAAGCCTGGAGTTTATCATAAAGGTCGTAGGATGCACTACTGCTCGCGACTTCGACGATGAACTCGGGGGCGCCTTCGATGTAGTCATCTTCACTAATGCGCGATTGTCCGCCACAGGCTTCATCGAGGCGCAGGAGGGCGTCGGGTTGGGGTTCGTTATCGAAATCGAGGCGGACGGTGGCGTTATCGGCGGCTTCCACTCCTGGAGTCATGGCAGCATAAACTTGGAGCCACGCAACGATTTGGCTGTGGGGTTTACCATGTTGGCTGTAACGTAGAGGAGAGGGCACGTAAACGGTTCCTTCGATTAATTCGGCTTTTTTAAGATGGTGCATGAGGTGATAACGCCGCTCGAATTCGCTGCGCGTGAGGCGATCGCCGTTCTCAAAAGCCGGAATGAATTGACGAGCCACTTTCATACAAATATTCCTTAATAAGTCACGGGTAGGGTGCGCAAAATTTTGCCCACCCTACTACTTTCTATATGGGTTGAGGTGGGGTAGAACAGATAGTCTTTAACCCGGTAATTACTGGTAAAACCTAGTAATACTGTGTATTAGGTGCTATCTTACCTGGCTCTGGCTAATTGCCAGAGATTGTTTTCAAGAAGAGCAAAATTTTGCCTACCCTCGATGCGCTTGCAACCAAGCGTCTAAATCTTCAATTCCTTGAAAATCTAACAGCGCCTCCCCCAGAGACTCCAATTGTGGAATCGAAAGACCCCGCACGGTGTTAATGCGATCGGGCGTTACTTCTCCAAATCGGCGAGAGAGCAGCCGTAAAATCAGATTCGCTCTTCCGAGTTGCTCTCCTTGTTGGCGTCCTTCCTGGAGTCCTTGTTGGCGTCCTTGTTGGCGTCCTTCTTGACGTCCAATCTCGTGAACTTCCTGATAAAAACGAGTTTGGGTGACATCTGCAGTTTTGAGATCCAACATATTGCGTATCTCTTCAACGCTTAAAGTGGTAAACTTATTGACCAGTATAGCTTCCACCACATCTAGGTATTTCTCAAACTCTTCGGGGGTTTGGGCGCGGTTTAAAATCGATCGCGCTAATGTAGAAGCTTCCCCATCGGGAACCACCACTAATTTGAGTAGGGATAAATTCGGACTGAGATTTTCTGGAGAGAGTAAATCTTCTAGATACAACCGCCCCACTGAACTGGATAACAAGTTTTGATAAGGAACTGGCGAGCCTAAGTTCACTGTTCGATTTCGTAGGATTAGAAACCCTTGCCAAGGCCGGGTAATGTCGTATTGCAGAAGATAGCCAAAGATGCTGGCAAAATACCGGGCGTAAAATCGGCGATCGCTTTCCATTTGCGCTTCGAGAAACACCAATGGCAAATTTAGATCTTCCGAGACCGGGGTCAGTAACCCATCGAGTCGCAGTTCTTTTTTTTGAAACACTGGAACACTATAGTCAAATTCGCAGTCCGGAGGAATCCCTTCTAAGAGTTCGGAAATTAGACTGGGTTGCGTCAAGAAAATCCGATAAAATAGTTTGTCGGTTTTCATTTAACTAATTTTTTCTCAATCATTTGTTCGGTCTTCCAGCATGATTATAGTCCGGTGAGCCAAGCTACCGGACGATTAGATAACTTTAAAAACGTAGAGTCCGGACACTATCTTGTCCTGACAATTAGGATTCTCCGTTCTCTTGCAACCAGGTGTTAAAATCGCCAATTTCCTGAAAATCTAATAGCGCCACACCCAGAGACTCTAATTGGGGAATAGAGAGTTGCTGCACTGCATCAATTTGCTCGGTCGTTACTTCTCCAAATCGGCGAGAGAGCAGCCGTAAAATCAGATTCGCTCTTCCGAGTTGCTCTCCTTCCTGGCGTCCTTCTTGGCGTCCTTCCTGGCGTCCTTCCTGGCGTCCTTCCTGGCGTCCTTCTTGGCGTCCTTCTTGACGTCCAATCTCGTGAACTTCCTGATAAAAACGAGTTTGGGTGACATCTGCAGTTTTGAGATCCAACATATTGCGTATCTCCTCAATGCTTAAAGTGGTAAACTTATTTACTAGTATAGCTTCCACCACATCTAGGTATTTCTCAAACTCTTCGGGGGTTTGGGCGCGGTTTAAAATCGATCGCGCTAATGTAGAAGCTTCCCCATCGGGAACCACCACTAATTTGAGTAGGGATAAATTCTGACTGAGATCTTCTCGGGAAAGTAAATCTTCTAAATACAACCGCGCTACTGAACTAGATAACAAGTTTTGATAAGGAAGTGGGGAGCCTAAGTTCACTGTTCGATTTCGCAGAATTAACAACCCTTGCCAGGGTCGGGTAATGTCGTATTGCAGAAGGTAGCCAAAGATGCTGGAAAAATACCGGGCGTAAAATCGGCGATCGCTTTCCATTTGGGCTTCGAGAAACACCAATGGCAAATTCAGATCTTCCGAGACCGGGGTCAGTAACCCATCGAGTCGCAGTTCTTTTTCTTTGATCACTGGAGCGCTATAGTCAAATTCGCAGTCCGGAGGAATGTTTGGCAATAATTCAGCCATTAGACTGGGCTGATTTAAAAAAATTCGATAAAACAATTTATCGGTTTTCATTTTATAAGCCACAAGTAGGGTGGGCAAATATTGACCACCCTACCCTATTTTCAAGCCGATTCCATATAACTGAGGAGCCAGTTAGTCATGGTGGCACGGCGGGTGAGGCGGGGAATCAGTTCGCCGACTTTATAGCCTTTAAACCCGAGTTTTTCTTTTAGTAATTGTTTGTGTTCTTTGGGAATAGAACGGGTTAATTTGACGGTGGCGGGACGACTGGCGATAAAATCTGGAGGTTCGGGATAGTTTTCTTGCCAAAGGGAATCGGTTTGGCTGGCGTCCCAGCTTTGAGTTGTTTCGTCGTAGCGGTAGCCTAAGTAGTACCAGACGAGACGATTGACGGTTTCGTCGTCGAGGTTGTCGTTGAGGATATCCCAGAGTGTTTCTTCGGTTAAGGGGGGAAGTTCGGACATGGTGGGGAATTTTAGAGTTTAGAGTTGAGATGGAAGAGGTCAGGGAATCTCTCGAATGGGGATTCCTTCACAAAGATTGCGGTCTTCTTCGCTGATGTTGGTGGAATGTTCTAAATAGTCATTTAACCAACTACAGGCGCGAATCACCAGATCGTCTAAGTCGAGGTTCCAGACGATGATGTGGTTGTCGGCGCCTGCGGAGGCGATCGCCATTTTCCCCGCCGGACTGAAGGCGACATCTAACACGCCGGAGGTATGACCTTGGAGGGTTTTGATCAAATTCCCATTGTTCAAACTCCAGAGTTTGACGGTGGTATCCCAACTGGCGGAGGCGAGGATTTCGCCGTTGGGGGAAAAACTGACACTTTCGACACTATCGCTATATCCCTGTAGCAGGGTGCGCGGTTCGCCACCTTCCAAGGGCCACAGCTTGACGGTATTGTCCCAACTGGCGGAGGCGATCGTTTTACCGTCGGGAGAGAAGCTAACGTCGGTCACGTAGGAGTCGTGACCTGCAATTCCGGAAAAAGTACGCACTAACTTTTTCTGGCGGGTATCCCAGAGTTTAATGGTTTTATCGTCGCTTCCAGAGGCGAGATAGCGTCCGTTGGGAGAGAAGCTGACGCTGTTGACCCGATCGCCGTGACCTTCCAACGTCGCCAACAAACTCCCATCGACGCCCCAGAGTTTCACGGTACGATCGCGACTTCCGGAGGCGATCGTTTGACCGTCTGGCGAAAAACTCACCGCATAGACGCGATCGCCGTGAGTGGAAGCCCCGTTACAATCCTCATTCCCTTCATCCTCCATACTCGTCACGGGGGATAACGAGACTTCTACCCTTTCCAACTTCGGATCCACCAAGGTTGTTAACAACTCCCCCTGACGATTCCAAACTTTGACCGTGCAGTCTTGCGAAGCGGTCGCAATCGACTCCCCATCCGGGGAAAACGACACCCCAAACACCCGTTTTTGATGCCCTTGCGCTTCGTTGAGGGTCGTCAGCAAATTCCCCTGTCGATCCCACAGCTTCGCCGTATTATCCCAACTCGCCGAGGCGATCGTTTCGCCATCGGGGGCAAAACTGACACTAGAAACGCGACTGTCATGACCTTTCAAAACCGTCAACAAACTTCGTCGGTACCGCCACAACCGCACGGTTTTATCGAAACTTCCGGAGGCGAGGGTTTCGCCATCGGGGGCAAAACTGACGCTGGTCACGCGACCGCTATGCCCTTTGAGGGTACGAACTAAGGTCCCGTCCAGTTCCCACAGTTTGATCGTGTTGTCGTCGGACGAGGAAGCGAACAGATTGCTATTCGGGACGAAAGCGAGGCTGAAAATCTCGCCCTCGTGGGCTTTCCAAATTCTCGGCGGGCGCCCGTCGAGGTGCCAGACCCGAATCATCTTATCGATCCCCGCAGAAACGATACTTTTGCCATCTTTGGAAAAAGCAACGGCGATCGCCCAATCGTTATGGGGCGGTAAAGTCGTCATCAGCTTACCGTTGCGGCGCCAGACTTTCACCGTTTTATCGTCGGACGCCGACGCAATCAGTTGACCGTCCGGAGAAAACGTCACCCAGGTAACCGGACCGTCGTGACCGCGAATTGTTTTGACCAATTGACCGTCAGAACGGCGCCAGAGTTTGATCGTGCGATCGTGACTGGCGGTAGCGACCAGTTCCCCATCCGGAGAAAACGTAACGCAGTAAACACTATCCTCGTGACCGTCGAGAATCGCCAACAACCTGCCATCTTCAGCATTCCAGAGTTTGACCGTGCGATCGCGACTCGCCGAAGCGATCGTCTTCCCGTCCGGGGAAAAACTGACGCTGGTGAGGGCTTCGAGATGTCCGGGTAAAAGCAGATGGAGACTCCCGTCCGGCTTCCAAACTCGGATCTCCCCGTCATTCCCTGCAGAAGCAATTAAATCCCCCCGTGGGGAATAACTCACACTCCAAACTTCGGCGCCGTGACCTTCGAGACGGTTGCGTTCTCGCACGCCATAAACCGCTTGTTGCAATGCCGTCGCCACCCGCATTTTAGTTTCCACATCCGGCTGTTTTGCCTGTTTGAACTCCCCCCACGCCCTCAAACTTTCCATGAGCGCGTCAAATTCCCGATTTAAAACGAAAAGCGCCTCGTTGGCGGCACTCATGGCGATAATTTGCGCCCGTTCTTTTTGAACTTCCAGAAACCGTTTCTGGACTTCTGCTTGTTGCCAATTGCGGACAGCAAACAAGCTAACAATTGCCAAACCCACCGCTAACACCATCAATCCCTGGCGTTGTTGTTTGAGTTTTTGATTGCTCTGTTCGAGTTTGACTTGAGATTGCTTTTTTTCTTCTTCTAAAGCTTTCGCCAAACTGGCTTGAACGCCGAAATCTTTTTCATATTTCTGGCGGACGGGATTGACGAGATAATCGTGAACCAACTGATAGCGTTCGGCGGGTTCTTCGTGGTGGAGAAACACCAAGCCGGAACCGACTAAAATTTCGAGAATGAGGTTGAGCCGTTCTTCTCCCGGCGCCGCTTCGCCGACGATTTCCCCGGAACACACTTGGAGTAATTCTTGTTTAGTTTTGAGGGGGCGAGTGTTTTTGCGATCGGTGAGGTTGTAAAGAATTTCCCAAGCAATGCGCTCGTTCTGCGGGCCGCAATCGCGCACGACTTGGACGAGCGATCGCTCGATCAAGGTCGATTTCGGCGCGCTTCCCAGTTGTCGATAGGCTTTGAGGGTGGTGATTTTATCGTCTTGTAATTGAGCGCCGACCAGTTGCAATTCAATCGGGCGAACTTCTCCGGTATCGTCGGCGAGATCGTTGACGAGGGCATCGATCAACTCGGGTTCTAAATAAAACTGCGATCGCCCGCTCAAACTTTCAAAAACTTCAGTGGCTTTTTGCCGGGAAAAATCTCCGAGATAGTAGCGAATCTCTTTATTGAGAATATCGTTGTTGACGATATCGAATTTTCGCGACCGCTCTAACTCCAATAAATAATGTAAAAAATCGATTCTCAACGAAAGAATCACTTTCACAAACGGAACGTCGAGAGCTGTTTTTAAAAAGTCGTAAAATTGCTCGCGAGTTTCGCGGGATTTGATCGCGAAAAAAAACTCTTCAAATTGATCGAAAATGAGAATCGTCAGCAAGTTGCGTTCTGCATTTTCGCGCAACTGCCGGACGATCGCCTGCGCTGTCGCGACGGGTTCTCCCGTACTGGCGGCGATCGCCAACGCCCCCTCCTCAGAACCGGACCGATCCCCCGCACTCCCCTCCCGACCGAACGCCTCGCCGAGAGTTCGCGCCAAGGTGCCGACCCAATCGAGATAGGCGGACACGATCGCGGTCAGGGCCAAGCGATCGCCCACCGGACGCTGTTCGAGGGCCGGAACCAATCCCGCTTTGACCAAGGACGATTTACCGACCCCGGACTGACCGTAAAGAATCGTTAACTTGCGATCGGCCCGGCTCATCCGTTCGCACAGCCGTTCTACATCCTGCTGGCGTCCGGCGGCGGCAATTTCTTGAGAGGGAAATCGAAACTCATTACCCTGCAACGAAGCCCAGGACGGGCGATAACCGCCAGCCGTCCCGGTTTGGGAAGGTTGGAGTTGTCCGGCGCCGATAAAGGCGCGAAACCCGTAAAGGGTCTCGATCGCCCGTTGTTCTTGTTTGATCCGAAAAGCCTGCAAATATTCACCACGTTGGAAATACAGCGATCGCAATTCGTTCAAAATCTCCACGTGCAAGCCCGGATCTTCCGACGGAACGCTCACCTGACGGGCGAGTTTCAAATGACGCAAGGCTTCGGCTTGGCGAATCCGGAAAAAGCGCACCAAGGCGTTACTATCGCCGGAAATCGGCGATTTTTGTAAAGCCTGCCCCAGCAAAAAGAAATACAGCCCCCGTTCGCTGCCGATCGCCTCGGCGACGGGCGCCAGGGTATCGATCGCGCTGGCCGCTTGCAGGCGGCAAAGTTCCCAATCCCCGCGAACCCGGGCGACTTGCGCCAAAAAACCGTAATCGCGCGCCAGTTGCACCGGATCGTTGGCGTGGAGGTCGAGGGCATATTGCGCCAACTGTTCCAACTCGTCCCACGCTTCCAACTCTCGCAACACTTGTCCCAACGGGGTCAAATATTGCGCCACTAAATCGAAACGTTCCGCCTCGTGAAAGACCGATAACGCCTCTTGGAAATAATCTCGGGCGCTTTCCCAGTGTTGGCGTTCTCGGACACGATTCTCCTCCGGAGACGTTCCGCGAACCAGTTCGGCCCGACGGGCATATAACAAGCCCAAGTAAAATAAAACGGTCCCGTGACATTCCGGCGTTCCCGGCGGTGACAGGCCCCGATCGCCTTCCCGGTAGTTCTCACTCGGTCGTTCTCCCGCCTCGCAGATCGCCAAACTCTTCTGATAGGCGATCTCTGCCGTGTCGAGGCGGTCTTGGCAAAAGTCGTCAAACCCTCGCAGAAACTCGACTTGAGCGCGTAAATCCGTTTCTAGGTCGATCCCGCGCCATTCTAAATCTTTGAGGGCAAATTCGACCTCGCCACGGGCGATCGCCTCGATCGGTCGGGCGATCGTCCAATTTCTGCCGAAATCCGCACCGCCAATTTGTAAAATTTTCCCGAGGCGATCGCGGGTTTCGCCACGCAAAAAGGCGAGTAATTCGGCACTGGAGAGTTCAAATTTAATCGAGGTCGCCGCCCAACTTTTAAAATCCGGCGCGAAGCGGATCGCCGTCGCTAACAGATCTTCGTTGACCCACAAAATCAGTGGAAAGGGGAAGTTTTTACGAAATTCTTCCCGCATCTGATTGGTGGAAATCAGCAACGATTCGAGGGCGATCGCCGACTCCAACCCCAAAATCATTAAGCCGAGGGGCTTGCGATCGCCCAGGAATTCGGCGATCGTCGTGTAGAGGGTGGTAACGGTATTCGGTAAAACTAAGCTCTCAAGGGGTTTGTCCGGAATCTGCGGATCGTCGCGACACAGTGTTTCTAATTGGGCGATCGCGCGCGATCGCAAA from Oxynema aestuarii AP17 harbors:
- a CDS encoding Uma2 family endonuclease, encoding MKVARQFIPAFENGDRLTRSEFERRYHLMHHLKKAELIEGTVYVPSPLRYSQHGKPHSQIVAWLQVYAAMTPGVEAADNATVRLDFDNEPQPDALLRLDEACGGQSRISEDDYIEGAPEFIVEVASSSASYDLYDKLQAYRRNGVREYLVWVVQESEFRWYILDEGTYRQQQPDAAGLCASPFFPGLRLDVRALLTGNMQQVLAALQQGLSSPEHQEFVAHLNRG
- a CDS encoding DUF2887 domain-containing protein, with protein sequence MKTDKLFYRIFLTQPSLISELLEGIPPDCEFDYSVPVFQKKELRLDGLLTPVSEDLNLPLVFLEAQMESDRRFYARYFASIFGYLLQYDITRPWQGFLILRNRTVNLGSPVPYQNLLSSSVGRLYLEDLLSPENLSPNLSLLKLVVVPDGEASTLARSILNRAQTPEEFEKYLDVVEAILVNKFTTLSVEEIRNMLDLKTADVTQTRFYQEVHEIGRQEGRQQGRQQGLQEGRQQGEQLGRANLILRLLSRRFGEVTPDRINTVRGLSIPQLESLGEALLDFQGIEDLDAWLQAHRG
- a CDS encoding DUF2887 domain-containing protein, with amino-acid sequence MKTDKLFYRIFLNQPSLMAELLPNIPPDCEFDYSAPVIKEKELRLDGLLTPVSEDLNLPLVFLEAQMESDRRFYARYFSSIFGYLLQYDITRPWQGLLILRNRTVNLGSPLPYQNLLSSSVARLYLEDLLSREDLSQNLSLLKLVVVPDGEASTLARSILNRAQTPEEFEKYLDVVEAILVNKFTTLSIEEIRNMLDLKTADVTQTRFYQEVHEIGRQEGRQEGRQEGRQEGRQEGRQEGRQEGEQLGRANLILRLLSRRFGEVTTEQIDAVQQLSIPQLESLGVALLDFQEIGDFNTWLQENGES
- a CDS encoding DUF1823 family protein; amino-acid sequence: MSELPPLTEETLWDILNDNLDDETVNRLVWYYLGYRYDETTQSWDASQTDSLWQENYPEPPDFIASRPATVKLTRSIPKEHKQLLKEKLGFKGYKVGELIPRLTRRATMTNWLLSYMESA
- a CDS encoding WD40 domain-containing protein codes for the protein MGEGVKTDSPYALESDAYNERSLHTSVRAIALSQGQFALILMRCNYSFLRSRAIAQLETLCRDDPQIPDKPLESLVLPNTVTTLYTTIAEFLGDRKPLGLMILGLESAIALESLLISTNQMREEFRKNFPFPLILWVNEDLLATAIRFAPDFKSWAATSIKFELSSAELLAFLRGETRDRLGKILQIGGADFGRNWTIARPIEAIARGEVEFALKDLEWRGIDLETDLRAQVEFLRGFDDFCQDRLDTAEIAYQKSLAICEAGERPSENYREGDRGLSPPGTPECHGTVLFYLGLLYARRAELVRGTSPEENRVRERQHWESARDYFQEALSVFHEAERFDLVAQYLTPLGQVLRELEAWDELEQLAQYALDLHANDPVQLARDYGFLAQVARVRGDWELCRLQAASAIDTLAPVAEAIGSERGLYFFLLGQALQKSPISGDSNALVRFFRIRQAEALRHLKLARQVSVPSEDPGLHVEILNELRSLYFQRGEYLQAFRIKQEQRAIETLYGFRAFIGAGQLQPSQTGTAGGYRPSWASLQGNEFRFPSQEIAAAGRQQDVERLCERMSRADRKLTILYGQSGVGKSSLVKAGLVPALEQRPVGDRLALTAIVSAYLDWVGTLARTLGEAFGREGSAGDRSGSEEGALAIAASTGEPVATAQAIVRQLRENAERNLLTILIFDQFEEFFFAIKSRETREQFYDFLKTALDVPFVKVILSLRIDFLHYLLELERSRKFDIVNNDILNKEIRYYLGDFSRQKATEVFESLSGRSQFYLEPELIDALVNDLADDTGEVRPIELQLVGAQLQDDKITTLKAYRQLGSAPKSTLIERSLVQVVRDCGPQNERIAWEILYNLTDRKNTRPLKTKQELLQVCSGEIVGEAAPGEERLNLILEILVGSGLVFLHHEEPAERYQLVHDYLVNPVRQKYEKDFGVQASLAKALEEEKKQSQVKLEQSNQKLKQQRQGLMVLAVGLAIVSLFAVRNWQQAEVQKRFLEVQKERAQIIAMSAANEALFVLNREFDALMESLRAWGEFKQAKQPDVETKMRVATALQQAVYGVRERNRLEGHGAEVWSVSYSPRGDLIASAGNDGEIRVWKPDGSLHLLLPGHLEALTSVSFSPDGKTIASASRDRTVKLWNAEDGRLLAILDGHEDSVYCVTFSPDGELVATASHDRTIKLWRRSDGQLVKTIRGHDGPVTWVTFSPDGQLIASASDDKTVKVWRRNGKLMTTLPPHNDWAIAVAFSKDGKSIVSAGIDKMIRVWHLDGRPPRIWKAHEGEIFSLAFVPNSNLFASSSDDNTIKLWELDGTLVRTLKGHSGRVTSVSFAPDGETLASGSFDKTVRLWRYRRSLLTVLKGHDSRVSSVSFAPDGETIASASWDNTAKLWDRQGNLLTTLNEAQGHQKRVFGVSFSPDGESIATASQDCTVKVWNRQGELLTTLVDPKLERVEVSLSPVTSMEDEGNEDCNGASTHGDRVYAVSFSPDGQTIASGSRDRTVKLWGVDGSLLATLEGHGDRVNSVSFSPNGRYLASGSDDKTIKLWDTRQKKLVRTFSGIAGHDSYVTDVSFSPDGKTIASASWDNTVKLWPLEGGEPRTLLQGYSDSVESVSFSPNGEILASASWDTTVKLWSLNNGNLIKTLQGHTSGVLDVAFSPAGKMAIASAGADNHIIVWNLDLDDLVIRACSWLNDYLEHSTNISEEDRNLCEGIPIREIP